The following proteins come from a genomic window of Zonotrichia leucophrys gambelii isolate GWCS_2022_RI chromosome 4, RI_Zleu_2.0, whole genome shotgun sequence:
- the SEC24D gene encoding protein transport protein Sec24D, with the protein MSQQGYVAAPPYSQSQPGIGGFGPPSSSIHYGHYGDPNSSYSAPPPGVSKSAVPFGSPAPVGPPPPGAQQFSPTSFQNGSGTPGQQPHRFQGPSPPSNTGPSYPPFSHQSPAAFPSTAPASPPAQLADQLSSMQINSYGPGAAPGSAVAPGHPAAFQGPRLLPPGQQQMALPPAAQLPPPPANSANGLGAQPVLPPVARQGAVPAPVPPNPNLQHLPGQPPGPGYHPQQANYGPQMAASQLSYPGAFPGGPAQLSGPPQKKLDPDSIPSPIQVIENDKAARGGQVYATNTRGQVPPLVTTNCVIQDQGHASPRYLRCSTYCFPLTADMARQARIPLAAVIQPFAAVPPSETPLYVVNHGESGPIRCNRCKAYMCPFMQFIEGGRRYQCGFCTCINDVPPFFFQHLDHVGRRIDHYERPELSLGSYEYMATLDYCRDKKPPKPPAFIFMIDVSYRNIKSGLVKLICDELKTLLDKLPREEQEESSAIRVGFVTYNKVLHFFNVKSSLAQPQMMVVTDVAEVFVPLLDGFLVDFEESRSVVTNLLDQIPELFADTNESETIFAPVIQAGMEALKAAECAGKLFIFHSSLPTAEAPGKLKNRDDKKLLNTDKEKTLFQPQGNYEALAKDCVANGCCVNLFLFPNQYMDVASMGLVTMYTGGTLYKYNNFQLESDSPQFLSDLRKDLQKKMGFDATMRVRTSTGFRATDFFGAIYMNNTTDVEMAAVDCDKAVTVEFKHDDKLNEDTGALIQCAVLYTSMSGQRRIRIHNLGLNCSSQLADVYRTCETDALINFFAKSAFKAILSQPLKTVRDILMNQTAHMLACYKKNCASPAAVSQLILPDTMKVLPVYMNCLLKSCVLAGRPEIPTDERAFHRQLVMAMGVADTQLYFYPLLLPIHSLDLKSDAVPGAVRCSEERLSEGGAFLLANGLSMFLWLGASVSPELIQGLFNVPSFAHISTEATSLPNLDNPFSKKLKHILEQIQSQKPYTMKLVIVKQREQPEMLFRQFLVEDKNIYGGASYVDFLVCIHKEISQLLS; encoded by the exons ATGAGTCAACAAGGTTATGTTGCAGCTCCTCCATATTCccaatcccagccaggaatAGGAGGTTTTGGACCACCCAGTTCTTCAATTCATTATGGACATTATGGGGACCCTAACTCTTCATACTCAGCACCTCCACCAG GTGTGTCCAAATCAGCTGTGCCTTTTGGATCTCCAGCTCCTGTTGGGCCTCCCCCACCTGGTGCACAGCAATTCAGCCCCACCAGTTTCCAGAATGGCTCTGGTACACCAGGACAGCAGCCACACAG gttTCAAGGCCCTTCACCTCCAAGTAACACAGGACCTTCCTATCCTCCCTTCAGTCATCAGTCCCCAGCAGCCTTCCCAAGTACTGCACCTGCTtcccctccagcacagcttgCTGACCAGCTCAGCAGCATGCAGATAAATAGCTACG GTCCTGGcgctgctccaggctctgccgTGGCTCCCGGGCACCCGGCGGCTTTCCAGGGCCCGCGGCTGCTGcccccaggccagcagcagatggctttgcctcctgcagcacagctgcctccccCACCAGCAAACAGTGCCAATGGCCTTGGTGCCCAGCCAGTGTTGCCTCCTGTGGCCAGGCAGGGTGCAGTCCCTGCGCCTGTCCCTCCAAATCCCAACCTGCAGCACCTTCCAGGACAGCCTCCGGGGCCTGGATATCATCCTCAGCAAG CAAACTATGGTCCTCAGATGGCAGCATCTCAGCTGTCCTATCCTGGTGCTTTTCCTGGTGgtccagcacagctctcaggcCCACCACAGAAGAAGCTTGATCCTGACTCCATTCCAAGCCCA ATCCAAGTGATTGAGAATGACAAGGCTGCCAGGGGAGGGCAGGTCTATGCCACCAACACGAGAGGACAGGTTCCTCCCCTCGTCACCACCAACTGCGTGATCCAGGACCAAG GCCACGCCAGCCCGCGGTACCTGCGCTGCAGCACCTACTGCTTCCCGCTGACGGCGGACATGGCCCGGCAGGCCCGCATCCCCCTGGCGGCCGTCATCCAGCCCTTCGCGGCTGTGCCCCCGAGCGAG ACCCCTCTTTATGTTGTGAACCACGGGGAGAGCGGCCCCATCCGGTGCAACCGCTGCAAAGCTTACATGTGTCCCTTCATGCAGTTCATTGAAGGGGGCAGGAGGTACCAGTGTGGCTTCTGTACCTGTATAAATGATG TGCCCCCGTTCTTCTTTCAACACCTGGACCACGTGGGCCGAAGGATAGACCACTATGAGAGgcctgagctgtccctgggaTCCTATGAGTACATGGCTACCTTGGATTATTGCAGA gACAAGAAGCCCCCTAAGCCACCAGCTTTTATCTTCATGATTGATGTATCATACAGAAACATAAAGAGTGGCCTAGTGAAACTCATATGTGATGAACTGAAGACTCTGCTAGACAAACTTCCAAG aGAAGAGCAAGAAGAATCCTCAGCAATTCGTGTTGGTTTTGTCACTTATAACAAGGTCCTCCACTTCTTCAATGTAAAAAGCAGCTTAGCTCAGCCTCAGATGATGGTGGTCACAGATGTGGCAGAAGTTTTTGTTCCTTTGCTGGATGGCTTCCTGGTTGACTTTGAGGAATCCCGATCAGTTGTTACCAA CTTGTTGGACCAGATCCCAGAGTTGTTTGCAGACACTAACGAGAGTGAGACCATCTTTGCTCCAGTTATCCAGGCTGGCATGGAGGCACTAAAG GCTGCAGAATGTGCTGGGAAATTGTTCATCTTCCACTCTTCTCTGCCAACTGCCGAAGCACCAGGGAAGCTGAAAAACAGAGATGACAAAAAACTGCTCAATACAGATAAGGAAAAG ACCCTCTTCCAGCCACAGGGAAATTATGAGGCCTTAGCCAAGGATTGTGTGGCCAATGGCTGCTGTGTGAATTTGTTCCTCTTCCCAAATCAGTACATGGATGTAGCCTCCATGGGCCTTGTCACAATGTACACTGGTGGAACACTGTACAAGTACAACAATTTCCAG CTTGAAAGTGACAGCCCCCAGTTCTTAAGTGACCTCAGGAAGGACCTCCAGAAAAAGATGGGATTTGATGCAACAATGAGGGTTCGGACAAGTACAG GCTTCAGGGCTACAGACTTCTTTGGGGCCATTTACATGAACAACACCACGGATGTGGAGATGGCAGCAGTTGACTGTGACAAAGCGGTGACAGTGGAGTTCAAACATGATGACAAACTGAATGAAGACACTGGGGCCTTAATTCAG TGTGCTGTCCTGTACACTTCGATGAGCGGGCAGAGGCGAATCCGCATCCACAACCTTGGTTTGAATTGCAGCTCCCAGTTAGCTGATGTCTACAGGACTTGTGAGACTGATGCCCTTATCAACTTCTTTGCTAAGTCAG CTTTTAAAGCCATTCTGAGCCAGCCCCTGAAGACTGTCAGGGACATCCTGATGAATCAGACTGCTCACATGCTGGCCTGCTACAAGAAGaactgtgccagcccagcagctgtcAGCCAG CTGATCCTGCCAGACACAATGAAGGTGCTGCCCGTGTACATGAACTGTCTGCTGAagagctgtgtgctggctgGCAGGCCTGAAATCCCCACGGATGAGAGGGCTTTCCACCGCCAGCTGGTCATGGCCATGGGGGTGGCTGACACACAGCTCTACTTCTaccccctgctgctgccaatT cacagcctggatcTGAAGAGTGACGCGGTGCCCGGTGCCGTGCGCTGCTCCGAGGAGCGCCTCTCCGAGGGAGGGGCCTTCCTGCTGGCCAACGGGCTGAGCAtgttcctgtggctgggagccaGCGTGTCCCCAGAGCTCATCCAGGGCCTTTTCAACGTGCCATCCTTCGCACACATCAGCACCGAGGCC ACATCCCTGCCTAACCTGGACAATCCATTTTCTAAGAAACTGAAGCATATCCTGGAGCAAATCCAGAGCCAAAAGCCCTACACTATGAAG CTGGTGATAGTGAAGCAGCGGGAGCAGCCAGAGATGCTTTTCCGCCAGTTCCTGGTAGAAGACAAGAATATTTATGGAGGAGCCTCGTATGTGGATTTCCTCGTGTGCATTCACAAAGAGATCAGCCAGCTGCTCAGTTAA